A single region of the Aeromicrobium chenweiae genome encodes:
- a CDS encoding MMPL family transporter has protein sequence MHRSIAGWVTHHWVKWVVAVLGLVTIMAMGSLGAKLTSVQDNDIASWLPGDAESTKVIQRSQAFSNPDDIPAVVLYVRDSGITPADAAKATADIAQIKGVETVTNVVGPIPSEDGKALEVLATIRMSDDGWEDLPDRVDDITAIADRDADGLDVRLAGPAALGADQAEAFSGIDGILLLAAVGIVFIILLITYRSLQLAILFLLCGVGAVFIAQGLVYLLAKHADLTVNGQSAGILSVLVLGAGVDYALLLVARYREELHHFEDRHEAMAHALHRAAPAVLASGATVIIGLLCLMFAQMNSTSSLGPVGAVGIACALLVMMVLLPALLVIVGRWIFWPFVPRFGDPVKSETGLWARVGQRIAKAPRAVWVTTTLILVALSFGVLQLDADGLTNEQSFTKEQPSVLAEQELAKHFPGGAGSPVAVIADGTSADAVKDAFAGVDGIDPASVEVKSPEGSPVAYLEGTLTSAPDSRAAFDTVDRVRDAVHDVPGADALVGGNTAVNKDVQSASSADNRLIIPIILAVVLLILALLLRSVAAPLILLVTVVLSFGAAVGISALTFRHVFGFEGADSSFPLFAFVFLVALGIDYNIFLMTRVREESLKHGTRKGALLGLAATGGVITSAGFVLAGTFTALATLPIVFLAELGFVVAVGVLLDTIVVRSVLVTALNLDIGRHIWWPSALARTDGPVGASDATRTAEPVGAAGGGDRPS, from the coding sequence ATGCACCGCAGCATCGCCGGATGGGTCACGCACCACTGGGTCAAGTGGGTCGTGGCGGTCCTGGGACTCGTCACGATCATGGCGATGGGGTCCCTCGGCGCCAAGCTCACGAGCGTCCAGGACAACGACATCGCCTCCTGGCTGCCCGGGGACGCCGAGTCCACCAAGGTGATCCAGAGATCGCAGGCCTTCTCCAACCCCGACGACATCCCGGCGGTCGTGCTCTACGTGCGCGACTCGGGCATCACCCCGGCGGACGCCGCCAAGGCCACGGCGGACATCGCCCAGATCAAGGGCGTCGAGACGGTCACGAACGTGGTCGGACCCATCCCGTCCGAGGACGGCAAGGCGCTGGAGGTCCTGGCGACGATCCGCATGAGCGACGACGGCTGGGAGGACCTGCCCGACCGCGTCGACGACATCACCGCGATCGCCGACCGGGACGCGGACGGGCTGGACGTCCGTCTCGCCGGCCCCGCAGCGCTCGGCGCCGACCAGGCCGAGGCCTTCTCCGGCATCGACGGCATCCTGCTGCTCGCGGCCGTCGGGATCGTGTTCATCATCCTGCTCATCACCTATCGCAGCCTGCAGCTGGCGATCCTGTTCCTGCTCTGCGGTGTCGGCGCGGTCTTCATCGCCCAGGGCCTCGTCTACCTGCTGGCCAAGCACGCCGACCTGACCGTCAACGGCCAGAGCGCCGGCATCCTCAGCGTGCTGGTGCTCGGCGCAGGCGTCGACTACGCCCTCCTGCTCGTGGCCCGATATCGCGAGGAGCTGCACCACTTCGAGGACCGCCACGAGGCCATGGCGCACGCGCTGCACCGCGCCGCGCCGGCCGTCCTGGCCAGCGGCGCGACCGTCATCATCGGGCTGCTGTGCCTGATGTTCGCCCAGATGAACTCCACCAGCAGCCTCGGTCCGGTCGGCGCGGTCGGCATCGCCTGCGCCCTGCTGGTCATGATGGTCCTGCTGCCGGCGCTGCTGGTCATCGTCGGACGGTGGATCTTCTGGCCCTTCGTCCCCCGCTTCGGCGACCCGGTCAAGAGCGAGACCGGCCTCTGGGCCCGGGTCGGCCAGCGGATCGCGAAGGCGCCGCGCGCCGTGTGGGTCACGACCACCCTGATCCTCGTCGCGCTCTCGTTCGGCGTCCTCCAGCTCGACGCCGACGGCCTGACCAACGAGCAGAGCTTCACCAAGGAGCAGCCGTCGGTGCTCGCCGAGCAGGAGCTCGCGAAGCACTTCCCGGGCGGGGCCGGCTCCCCCGTGGCCGTCATCGCCGACGGCACCAGCGCGGACGCGGTCAAGGACGCCTTCGCCGGTGTCGACGGCATCGACCCGGCCTCGGTCGAGGTGAAGAGTCCTGAGGGCAGCCCGGTCGCGTACCTCGAGGGCACGCTCACGTCCGCCCCAGACTCCCGCGCGGCCTTCGACACGGTCGACCGGGTCCGCGACGCGGTGCACGACGTGCCCGGCGCCGACGCGCTGGTCGGCGGCAACACCGCGGTCAACAAGGACGTGCAGTCCGCCTCCAGCGCGGACAACCGGCTGATCATCCCGATCATCCTGGCGGTCGTCCTGCTGATCCTGGCCCTGCTGCTGCGGTCCGTCGCGGCACCGCTGATCCTGCTCGTCACGGTGGTGCTGTCGTTCGGCGCCGCGGTCGGCATCAGCGCCCTGACCTTCCGCCACGTGTTCGGCTTCGAGGGGGCCGACTCGTCCTTCCCGCTGTTCGCCTTCGTGTTCCTCGTGGCGCTGGGCATCGACTACAACATCTTCCTGATGACCCGCGTGCGGGAGGAGTCGCTCAAGCACGGCACCCGCAAGGGAGCCCTGCTCGGGCTCGCGGCGACGGGCGGCGTGATCACCTCGGCCGGATTCGTCCTCGCCGGCACGTTCACGGCACTGGCCACGCTGCCGATCGTCTTCCTCGCCGAGCTGGGCTTCGTCGTGGCTGTCGGCGTGCTGCTCGACACGATCGTCGTCCGCTCGGTGCTGGTGACGGCGCTCAACCTCGACATCGGACGACACATCTGGTGGCCGAGCGCACTGGCCCGGACCGACGGCCCGGTCGGCGCGTCGGACGCCACCAGGACGGCCGAGCCCGTCGGCGCGGCGGGAGGGGGCGACCGCCCGTCGTGA
- a CDS encoding bifunctional folylpolyglutamate synthase/dihydrofolate synthase encodes MTPTYAEVERALLGRWPETRLEPSLDRIAALCRLLGDPQAAYPVIHLTGTNGKTSTSRMIDTLLRALDLRTGRFTSPHLQSMTERISLDGAPLSEALFVEAFADVAAYAQIVDDSSAHPLSYFEMMVAMAFAAFADAPVDVAVIEVGMGGSWDATNVANGQVAVVTPIGVDHAAYLGDRPEIIAVEKAGIIKPGSHAILAEQSPEVMDVLMRRVLDVGSVALHEGTDFGVESRVTAIGGQQIGLRGLSGSYDDIFLPLHGAHQAHNAAYALAAVEAFTGSKQLDADLVRDAFAQVSSPGRLEVMRRSPTVLLDAAHNPHGARATIEAVQDAFSFSPLIGVVGVMADKDVEEMLQVFEPVMAEIICTQNSTPRSMPAVELAEIAADIFGEERVTLISRLDDAIERAIQKADAAEGYDDAIGSGGVLVTGSVVTVGEARVLLGGHVA; translated from the coding sequence ATGACACCTACGTACGCGGAGGTCGAGCGCGCGCTCCTCGGCCGTTGGCCCGAGACCCGCCTCGAGCCCTCCCTCGATCGCATCGCCGCCCTGTGCCGCCTCCTGGGCGACCCGCAGGCGGCGTACCCGGTGATCCACCTGACCGGCACGAACGGCAAGACGTCGACGAGCCGCATGATCGACACGCTGCTGCGCGCGCTCGACCTGCGCACCGGACGCTTCACGAGCCCGCACCTGCAGTCGATGACCGAGCGCATCAGCCTCGACGGGGCCCCGCTGTCGGAGGCCCTGTTCGTCGAGGCCTTCGCTGACGTCGCGGCGTACGCGCAGATCGTGGACGACTCGTCGGCCCACCCCCTGTCGTACTTCGAGATGATGGTCGCGATGGCGTTCGCAGCGTTCGCCGACGCGCCCGTCGACGTCGCCGTGATCGAGGTCGGCATGGGCGGCTCGTGGGACGCGACCAACGTCGCGAACGGGCAGGTCGCGGTCGTCACTCCGATCGGCGTCGACCACGCGGCCTATCTCGGTGACCGGCCCGAGATCATCGCGGTCGAGAAGGCGGGCATCATCAAGCCCGGCTCGCACGCGATCCTTGCCGAGCAGTCGCCCGAGGTCATGGACGTGCTCATGCGCCGGGTGCTCGACGTCGGCTCGGTCGCGCTGCACGAGGGCACCGACTTCGGCGTCGAGAGCCGGGTCACCGCGATCGGTGGCCAGCAGATCGGTCTGCGTGGCCTCTCCGGCTCGTACGACGACATCTTCCTGCCGCTGCACGGCGCCCACCAGGCGCACAACGCGGCGTACGCCCTCGCCGCCGTCGAGGCGTTCACGGGCAGCAAGCAGCTCGACGCGGACCTGGTCCGTGACGCGTTCGCCCAGGTCAGCTCCCCGGGCCGCCTCGAGGTGATGCGTCGCAGCCCCACGGTGCTGCTCGACGCGGCGCACAACCCGCACGGCGCCCGCGCCACGATCGAGGCCGTCCAGGACGCGTTCTCGTTCAGCCCCCTCATCGGTGTCGTCGGCGTCATGGCCGACAAGGACGTCGAGGAGATGCTGCAGGTGTTCGAGCCCGTCATGGCCGAGATCATCTGCACCCAGAACAGCACGCCGCGGTCGATGCCGGCGGTCGAGCTGGCCGAGATCGCCGCGGACATCTTCGGCGAGGAACGGGTCACGCTGATCTCGCGGCTCGACGACGCGATCGAGCGGGCGATCCAGAAGGCCGACGCCGCCGAGGGGTACGACGACGCGATCGGCAGCGGCGGCGTGCTGGTCACCGGTTCGGTCGTCACGGTCGGTGAGGCGCGCGTCCTGCTCGGCGGACACGTCGCATGA
- a CDS encoding DUF4233 domain-containing protein, with protein sequence MRGMCAAMLTLEAIILALSVPVMISVENVDKVWALVVGLGLAALCILVAGSLRGPQAYVVGHLIQVGAIAMGFLVPIMFFVGLMFAALWFGAFFLGRRIEADKARWAQEAARDE encoded by the coding sequence ATGAGAGGCATGTGCGCGGCGATGCTGACGCTCGAGGCGATCATCCTGGCGCTCAGCGTGCCGGTCATGATCTCGGTCGAGAACGTCGACAAGGTCTGGGCGCTGGTCGTCGGTCTGGGCCTCGCGGCGCTGTGCATCCTCGTGGCCGGTTCGCTGCGCGGCCCGCAGGCCTACGTCGTCGGGCACCTGATCCAGGTGGGCGCGATCGCGATGGGGTTCCTCGTGCCGATCATGTTCTTCGTCGGCCTGATGTTCGCCGCCCTGTGGTTCGGGGCGTTCTTCCTCGGCCGCCGCATCGAGGCCGACAAGGCCCGCTGGGCGCAGGAGGCCGCACGCGACGAGTGA
- a CDS encoding metallophosphoesterase family protein encodes MVRVLAVADEEVPAARSRLRNLHVDLVIGAGDLPWDYLESIVTALDVPAVFVPGNHDPVPGPGRTGPAGYVNADGRVVEVAGLRIAGLGGSVRYNSGAHQYTQKEYDARAKQLLRSARRAGAVDVLLTHAPPLGLGDEPDPSHQGISALHGVLEALQPTWHLHGHVHPFGMLKPDRSVGPTTIRNVIPWDVLEIEPRSVVPVPARSRRSA; translated from the coding sequence ATGGTGCGGGTGCTGGCAGTGGCGGACGAGGAGGTCCCCGCCGCCCGATCCCGTCTGCGGAACCTCCACGTCGACCTGGTCATCGGTGCCGGCGACCTGCCGTGGGACTACCTGGAGTCCATCGTGACGGCACTCGACGTCCCCGCCGTGTTCGTGCCCGGCAACCACGACCCGGTCCCCGGTCCGGGCCGCACCGGCCCCGCCGGGTACGTCAACGCGGACGGGCGGGTCGTCGAGGTCGCGGGACTGCGCATCGCCGGCCTGGGCGGCTCGGTGCGCTACAACTCCGGCGCCCACCAGTACACCCAGAAGGAGTACGACGCGCGCGCCAAGCAGCTGCTGCGGAGCGCTCGTCGCGCGGGCGCTGTCGACGTCCTCCTCACCCACGCACCGCCGCTGGGCCTCGGCGACGAGCCCGACCCCAGCCACCAGGGCATCTCCGCCCTCCACGGTGTCCTGGAGGCGCTGCAGCCGACCTGGCACCTGCACGGGCACGTCCATCCCTTCGGCATGCTCAAGCCCGACCGCTCCGTCGGGCCGACCACGATCCGCAACGTGATCCCGTGGGACGTCCTGGAGATCGAGCCCCGCTCGGTCGTGCCCGTCCCGGCCAGGTCGCGCCGGAGCGCCTGA
- a CDS encoding ABC transporter ATP-binding protein has protein sequence MAAIEMKHIVKKYGDGFPAVNDVSIDVADGEFMILVGPSGCGKSTLLRMIVGLEDITSGDMIIGGERVNDLAPRDRNLSMVFQNYALYPHLTVYENIAFPLRLAKVPDKEVDEKVRAASKTLDLDEHLQRKPANLSGGQRQRVAMGRAIVRDAKAFLFDEPLSNLDAKLRGQMRTEIARLQKQLGITTVYVTHDQTEAMTLGDRVAVMKRGVLQQLATPRELYEQPVNLFVAGFIGSPPMNFLPATVEGGEVKLPFGTFPLPAAKAERTAGKGLLMAGIRPEHFEDVSVLHHDEVDTTRTFKAHIDVREWLGDQQYAYVPYEAEPKVQDQLKELARESDSDSLRTQLVVSLDASSTVQEDDDTTLLIDTDKMHLFDPSSGENLTVGL, from the coding sequence ATGGCAGCCATCGAGATGAAGCACATCGTCAAGAAGTACGGGGACGGATTCCCGGCGGTCAACGACGTCAGCATCGACGTCGCCGACGGCGAGTTCATGATCCTCGTCGGGCCCTCCGGCTGCGGCAAGTCCACGCTGCTGCGGATGATCGTCGGCCTGGAGGACATCACGTCCGGTGACATGATCATCGGCGGCGAACGGGTCAACGACCTCGCGCCCCGCGACCGCAACCTGTCGATGGTGTTCCAGAACTACGCGCTCTACCCGCACCTGACGGTCTACGAGAACATCGCCTTCCCGCTGCGCCTGGCCAAGGTCCCGGACAAGGAAGTCGACGAGAAGGTCCGCGCGGCCAGCAAGACCCTCGACCTCGACGAGCACCTCCAGCGCAAGCCCGCGAACCTGTCCGGTGGTCAGCGCCAGCGCGTCGCGATGGGCCGCGCGATCGTGCGTGACGCGAAGGCGTTCCTGTTCGACGAGCCGCTGTCGAACCTCGACGCCAAGCTGCGCGGCCAGATGCGCACCGAGATCGCACGCCTGCAGAAGCAGCTGGGCATCACCACGGTCTACGTGACCCACGACCAGACCGAGGCCATGACGCTCGGCGACCGGGTCGCGGTCATGAAGCGGGGCGTCCTGCAGCAGCTGGCGACGCCGCGCGAGCTCTACGAGCAGCCGGTCAACCTGTTCGTCGCGGGCTTCATCGGCTCGCCGCCGATGAACTTCCTGCCCGCGACGGTGGAGGGCGGCGAGGTCAAGCTCCCGTTCGGCACGTTCCCGCTGCCGGCCGCGAAGGCCGAGCGCACCGCCGGCAAGGGACTGCTGATGGCCGGCATCCGTCCCGAGCACTTCGAGGACGTCTCGGTGCTGCACCACGACGAGGTCGACACCACCCGCACGTTCAAGGCACACATCGACGTCCGTGAGTGGCTCGGCGACCAGCAGTACGCCTACGTCCCGTACGAGGCCGAGCCCAAGGTCCAGGACCAGCTCAAGGAGCTGGCCCGCGAGTCCGACAGCGACTCCCTGCGCACCCAGCTCGTGGTCTCGCTGGACGCCTCCAGCACCGTCCAGGAGGACGACGACACCACGCTGCTCATCGACACCGACAAGATGCACCTGTTCGATCCGTCGTCCGGCGAGAACCTGACCGTCGGCCTCTGA
- a CDS encoding carbohydrate ABC transporter permease: MGKSLKGNIGTLLGCALILIWCLLPVVWIISLSFKSQQAVTNGSPGFFPSSGGGAGWSNYSDVLQDEQFRRAIINSIGISLIATALSVIIATLAAYAIARLEFKGKKFVLTTALVIAMFPVVSLVGPLFDMWRTFGIYDTWLGLIIPYMSFTLPLAIWTLSAFFREIPWEMEQAAQVDGATSWQAFRKVIVPLAAPGVFTAAILTFFFAWNDFVFGISLTSTERARPIPAALSFFVGADPFNRPASLLAAGAVVATVPIVVLVLFFQRKIVAGLTAGAVKG, from the coding sequence ATGGGCAAGAGCCTCAAGGGCAACATCGGCACGCTCCTCGGGTGCGCACTGATCTTGATCTGGTGCCTGCTCCCGGTCGTGTGGATCATCTCGCTGTCGTTCAAGTCCCAGCAGGCCGTCACCAACGGCAGCCCCGGCTTCTTCCCGTCCTCGGGCGGCGGCGCGGGCTGGTCGAACTACTCCGACGTCCTGCAGGACGAGCAGTTCCGGCGGGCGATCATCAACTCGATCGGCATCTCGCTCATCGCGACGGCGCTCTCGGTCATCATCGCGACCCTCGCGGCGTACGCGATCGCGCGCCTGGAGTTCAAGGGCAAGAAGTTCGTGCTCACCACGGCCCTGGTCATCGCGATGTTCCCCGTCGTGTCGCTGGTCGGCCCGCTGTTCGACATGTGGCGCACGTTCGGCATCTACGACACCTGGCTCGGCCTGATCATCCCGTACATGTCGTTCACGCTGCCGCTGGCGATCTGGACCCTCTCCGCGTTCTTCCGCGAGATCCCGTGGGAGATGGAGCAGGCCGCACAGGTCGACGGCGCCACGTCGTGGCAGGCGTTCCGCAAGGTCATCGTCCCGCTGGCAGCGCCCGGTGTGTTCACCGCCGCGATCCTGACGTTCTTCTTCGCGTGGAACGACTTCGTGTTCGGCATCTCCTTGACGTCGACCGAACGCGCCCGCCCCATCCCCGCCGCCCTGTCGTTCTTCGTCGGGGCCGATCCGTTCAACCGGCCGGCATCGCTGCTGGCCGCGGGTGCCGTGGTCGCCACGGTCCCCATCGTCGTCCTCGTCCTGTTCTTCCAGCGCAAGATCGTCGCCGGCCTGACCGCCGGCGCAGTGAAGGGTTGA
- a CDS encoding carbohydrate ABC transporter permease has translation MSTTYVQTAVDPADEADRPDSDRSRAENSLARKLVAPALVLMLLVTAFPMLRALYLSLFNYSLTDPDAREFVGLANYATALSDSLFWRDTFNTVGIMIITVAVELVIGFAFAMVMHKVIFARGVIRTSILIPYGVITVVSGFAWQFAFSNTNGFVNSWLPFTPDDFNWFGQYWSSMLAIMASEIWKTTPFMSLLLLAGLAQVSEDMLEAAKVDGATWWQRLYKVILPNMRAAIMVAVLFRALDAYRIFDNIFVMTAGANNTESISFLTYRQVIEQFQLGIGSALSVLLFLSVLVVAFVIVKLFRVNLADARQES, from the coding sequence GTGAGCACCACCTATGTGCAGACCGCGGTCGACCCGGCCGACGAGGCCGACAGGCCGGACTCGGACCGGTCCCGGGCCGAGAACTCCTTGGCCCGCAAGCTGGTGGCACCCGCCCTCGTGCTGATGCTGCTCGTCACCGCGTTCCCGATGCTGCGGGCGCTCTACCTGTCGCTGTTCAACTACTCGCTGACCGACCCCGACGCCCGCGAGTTCGTGGGCCTCGCCAACTACGCCACGGCGCTGAGCGACTCGTTGTTCTGGCGCGATACCTTCAACACCGTCGGGATCATGATCATCACGGTGGCCGTCGAGCTGGTGATCGGCTTCGCGTTCGCGATGGTCATGCACAAGGTGATCTTCGCGCGCGGCGTCATCCGCACCTCGATCCTGATCCCCTACGGCGTCATCACGGTCGTCTCGGGCTTCGCGTGGCAGTTCGCGTTCTCCAACACCAACGGATTCGTCAACAGCTGGCTGCCGTTCACCCCGGACGACTTCAACTGGTTCGGCCAGTACTGGTCGTCGATGCTCGCGATCATGGCGTCGGAGATCTGGAAGACCACGCCGTTCATGTCGCTGCTGCTGCTGGCGGGCCTGGCCCAGGTGTCCGAGGACATGCTGGAGGCGGCCAAGGTCGACGGTGCCACGTGGTGGCAGCGCCTCTACAAGGTCATCCTGCCCAACATGCGGGCCGCGATCATGGTGGCCGTGCTGTTCCGGGCCCTCGACGCGTACCGCATCTTCGACAACATCTTCGTCATGACGGCCGGGGCCAACAACACCGAGTCGATCTCGTTCCTCACCTATCGGCAGGTGATCGAGCAGTTCCAGCTCGGCATCGGATCAGCGCTGTCCGTGCTGCTGTTCCTGTCCGTGCTGGTGGTCGCGTTCGTGATCGTCAAGCTGTTCCGGGTCAACCTCGCCGACGCACGGCAGGAGAGCTGA
- a CDS encoding extracellular solute-binding protein, with product MSVLAACGGDSGKPKLNWYINPDGQDTLTSVAKRCSTDDYDIQIQLLPSSATDQRTQLARRLAAEDSSTDLMSLDPVFIPEFANAKWLAPFTGDLAAKVLDDDVLKGPSEIVQWEDQVVAAPQWSNTQVLWYRKSLAEAAGLDMNKPVTWNQVIDAAADHDGTVGVQANKYEAYVVWINSLIQGAGGDILDPATVEDGRDAKVTIDSAAGEDAAKVIEKLAKSKAKQPDFTTSNEGTSLGLMFPDKGAGEFMTNWTFVYKNYEGLIGKPGGPKDKAQFEDLGWARYPETVEGKESKPPLGGIAIGVGAFSKHRDFAQQAAACVTDPEAQAALAVSDGLMPSRQSVYDSEELKKAYPPDLLTLFSQSIDSAGARPKSAFYSQISSALQSRWHSPNSVNAGTPKKSADFLNQILEGKALL from the coding sequence ATGAGCGTGCTGGCCGCCTGCGGTGGCGACAGCGGCAAGCCGAAGCTGAACTGGTACATCAACCCCGACGGCCAGGACACGCTGACGTCGGTGGCCAAGCGGTGCAGCACGGACGACTACGACATCCAGATCCAGCTCCTGCCGTCCAGCGCGACCGACCAGCGCACCCAGCTGGCCCGTCGCCTCGCGGCCGAGGACAGCTCGACCGACCTGATGAGCCTGGACCCGGTGTTCATCCCGGAGTTCGCCAACGCCAAGTGGCTCGCCCCGTTCACGGGCGATCTCGCGGCGAAGGTGCTCGACGACGACGTCCTCAAGGGCCCGTCCGAGATCGTCCAGTGGGAGGACCAGGTCGTCGCGGCTCCGCAGTGGTCCAACACGCAGGTGCTCTGGTACCGCAAGTCGCTCGCCGAGGCCGCCGGTCTCGACATGAACAAGCCGGTGACCTGGAACCAGGTCATCGACGCCGCGGCCGACCACGACGGCACGGTCGGCGTCCAGGCCAACAAGTACGAGGCGTACGTCGTGTGGATCAACTCGCTCATCCAGGGCGCGGGCGGCGACATCCTGGACCCCGCGACGGTCGAGGACGGTCGCGACGCGAAGGTCACGATCGACTCCGCCGCCGGCGAGGACGCCGCGAAGGTGATCGAGAAGCTGGCCAAGTCCAAGGCCAAGCAGCCCGACTTCACGACGTCCAACGAGGGCACGAGCCTCGGCCTGATGTTCCCGGACAAGGGCGCCGGCGAGTTCATGACCAACTGGACCTTCGTCTACAAGAACTACGAGGGCCTGATCGGCAAGCCCGGCGGCCCCAAGGACAAGGCGCAGTTCGAGGACCTCGGCTGGGCCCGCTACCCCGAGACGGTCGAGGGCAAGGAGTCCAAGCCCCCGCTCGGCGGCATCGCGATCGGCGTCGGCGCCTTCTCCAAGCACCGCGACTTCGCCCAGCAGGCGGCGGCGTGCGTGACCGACCCCGAGGCCCAGGCGGCACTCGCGGTCAGCGACGGACTCATGCCGTCACGGCAGTCGGTGTACGACTCCGAGGAGCTCAAGAAGGCGTACCCGCCGGACCTGCTCACGTTGTTCAGCCAGAGCATCGACTCGGCCGGGGCCCGGCCCAAGAGCGCGTTCTACAGCCAGATCTCCAGCGCCCTGCAGTCGCGCTGGCACTCGCCGAACTCGGTCAACGCGGGGACGCCGAAGAAGTCCGCGGACTTCCTGAACCAGATCCTCGAGGGGAAGGCACTGCTGTGA
- a CDS encoding glycoside hydrolase family 13 protein: protein MSGPGRQWWRDAVIYQVYPRSWADSDGDGIGDLPGITERLPHLAELGVDAVWLSPFYTSPQRDGGYDVADYRDVDPVFGDLGAFDALLERAHDLGLRVIVDVVPNHSSDQHPWFQAALASPPGSRERARYLFRDGRDGGRLPPNNWTSMFGGPAWARVTEPDGTPGQWYLHMFDRSQPDFDWTNPEVRDELEDVLHFWLERGVDGFRIDVAHGLVKFEDLPDTDLTLDANVDATALAPMWDQPGVHEIYRSWRRLADSYAVEGEDADRILCAEAWVLPAQALARYVRADELHQSFNFEYLMTPWLPAEQRAAIAHSLAQAEAVGAPQTWVLSNHDVVRHPTRLGYPQRPGLQRIAGIGPDDPQPDPVLGLRRARAATAVMLALPGSAYLFQGEELGLPEATRLPDEARQDPTWERSGHTQRGRDGCRVPVPWEEHAPSYGFGPGNRSWLPQPAEFGALAVDRQRDDPWSTLSLYRALLAVRRSHRLGLGRLTWLDGHPEDVLAFQVTSDGPPVTVLANLGTEPLPLPSGAEVLVTSAFPGTAGHVGPDETVWLRG, encoded by the coding sequence GTGTCGGGTCCTGGACGGCAGTGGTGGCGCGACGCGGTGATCTACCAGGTCTATCCCCGGTCGTGGGCGGACTCCGACGGCGACGGCATCGGCGACCTGCCCGGCATCACCGAGCGGCTCCCCCACCTGGCCGAGCTCGGCGTCGACGCGGTCTGGCTCTCGCCGTTCTACACCTCGCCGCAGCGCGACGGCGGGTACGACGTCGCCGACTACCGGGACGTCGACCCCGTGTTCGGCGACCTGGGTGCGTTCGACGCACTCCTCGAGCGGGCCCACGACCTCGGCCTGCGGGTCATCGTCGACGTGGTCCCCAACCACTCCTCCGATCAGCACCCGTGGTTCCAGGCGGCGCTCGCGTCCCCACCGGGCAGCCGCGAGCGGGCGCGCTACCTGTTCCGCGACGGCCGTGACGGTGGCCGGCTGCCGCCGAACAACTGGACCAGCATGTTCGGCGGCCCCGCATGGGCACGGGTGACCGAGCCGGACGGCACGCCGGGCCAGTGGTACCTGCACATGTTCGACCGCTCGCAGCCCGACTTCGACTGGACCAACCCCGAGGTGCGCGACGAGCTCGAGGACGTCCTGCACTTCTGGCTCGAGCGCGGCGTCGACGGCTTCCGCATCGACGTCGCCCACGGCCTGGTCAAGTTCGAGGACCTCCCCGACACCGATCTCACCCTCGACGCGAACGTCGACGCGACGGCCCTCGCCCCCATGTGGGACCAGCCCGGTGTCCACGAGATCTATCGCAGCTGGCGCCGGCTCGCCGACTCGTACGCGGTCGAGGGCGAGGACGCCGACCGGATCCTGTGCGCCGAGGCGTGGGTGCTGCCGGCCCAGGCCCTGGCGCGGTACGTCCGAGCGGACGAGCTTCACCAGTCGTTCAACTTCGAGTACCTCATGACCCCGTGGCTGCCCGCCGAGCAGCGCGCGGCCATCGCCCACTCGCTCGCCCAGGCCGAGGCGGTCGGCGCGCCGCAGACCTGGGTGCTCTCCAACCACGACGTGGTGCGGCACCCCACCCGCCTGGGCTACCCGCAGCGGCCCGGCCTGCAGCGGATCGCCGGCATCGGTCCGGACGACCCGCAGCCCGACCCCGTCCTCGGCCTGCGTCGGGCACGCGCGGCCACGGCCGTGATGCTGGCCCTCCCGGGCTCGGCGTACCTGTTCCAGGGCGAGGAGCTCGGGCTGCCCGAGGCGACCCGGCTGCCGGACGAGGCACGCCAGGACCCGACCTGGGAGCGGTCCGGTCACACCCAGCGGGGCCGCGACGGGTGCCGGGTGCCGGTCCCGTGGGAGGAGCACGCACCCTCGTACGGTTTCGGGCCGGGTAACCGGTCCTGGCTGCCGCAGCCCGCCGAGTTCGGCGCGCTGGCGGTGGACCGTCAGCGCGACGACCCCTGGTCGACGCTGAGCCTCTACCGGGCGCTGCTGGCGGTCCGCCGCAGCCACCGGCTCGGGCTGGGCCGCCTGACCTGGCTCGACGGCCACCCCGAGGACGTCCTCGCCTTCCAGGTCACGTCCGACGGTCCACCGGTGACGGTCCTGGCGAACCTCGGCACCGAGCCGTTGCCCCTCCCCAGCGGCGCCGAGGTGCTCGTGACCAGCGCTTTTCCCGGCACCGCAGGGCACGTGGGGCCCGACGAGACAGTGTGGCTCCGCGGCTGA
- the ndk gene encoding nucleoside-diphosphate kinase, whose protein sequence is MAQRTLVLIKPDAVRRGLVGQILSRFEFKGLSLVAMEQRTIDAAMADAHYAEHVEKPWYPPLREFATSGPLVALVLEGDEAISVVRQLNGATDGRQAAPGTIRGDLSLSNRENLVHASDSEESATREIGLWFPAL, encoded by the coding sequence ATGGCCCAACGCACACTCGTCCTGATCAAGCCCGACGCGGTCCGCCGCGGCCTGGTCGGACAGATCCTGTCCCGGTTCGAGTTCAAGGGGCTGTCCCTCGTCGCGATGGAGCAGCGCACGATCGACGCCGCCATGGCCGACGCCCACTACGCCGAGCACGTCGAGAAGCCCTGGTACCCGCCGCTGCGCGAGTTCGCGACCTCCGGCCCGCTCGTGGCGCTGGTGCTCGAGGGCGACGAGGCCATCTCGGTCGTGCGCCAGCTCAACGGTGCCACCGACGGCCGCCAGGCCGCCCCGGGCACGATCCGCGGCGACCTGTCGCTGTCCAACCGCGAGAACCTCGTGCACGCGTCGGACTCCGAGGAGTCGGCGACCCGCGAGATCGGGCTCTGGTTCCCCGCTCTGTGA